Within the Miscanthus floridulus cultivar M001 chromosome 2, ASM1932011v1, whole genome shotgun sequence genome, the region GAGCTCTGGCACCAGTCCCTGTGCTTCGCCAAATCGATGGCTCTCGCCGTGGCGCTGGACCTCCGCATCCCCGACGCGATCCACCaccacggcggcggcgccaccCTCCCCCAGATCCTCACTGAGACTGCGCTCCACCCAAATAAGCTTCGCGCCCTACGCAGCCTCATGCGCGCGCTCACCGTCTTCGGCACCTTCAGCGTCCAGCCACCACCAACCAGCGGTGACGATTCAAACGTCGATGCGTCGGGCGAAGCTGTCTACAGGCTGACGGCAGCCTCCCGCTTCCTCGTCAGCGACGAGGTGAGCTCGGCGACCTTGGCTTCCTTCGTGAGCCTGGCGCTCCACCCTATCGCTGTCGCCCCGCACACCCTGGGCATGTGCGCGTGGTTCCGGCAGGAGCAGAACGAGCCGTCCCTTTATGCCCTGGCGTTCCGCCAGACAACCACGACGATCTGGCAACACGCTGACGATGTAAACGCCTTACTGCACAAAGGCATGGTCCAGGACAGCCGCTTCCTGATGCCAATCGTGCTCAGGGAGTGCGGCGAGGTGTTTCGTGGGATCGACTCGTTGGTCGACGTCGCCGGTGGGCATGGTGGTGCCACCACCATCATTGCCGCTGCCTTCCCGCACCTCAAGTGCAGCGTGCTT harbors:
- the LOC136539660 gene encoding 5-pentadecatrienyl resorcinol O-methyltransferase-like; amino-acid sequence: MALVEESSQDLLQAYVELWHQSLCFAKSMALAVALDLRIPDAIHHHGGGATLPQILTETALHPNKLRALRSLMRALTVFGTFSVQPPPTSGDDSNVDASGEAVYRLTAASRFLVSDEVSSATLASFVSLALHPIAVAPHTLGMCAWFRQEQNEPSLYALAFRQTTTTIWQHADDVNALLHKGMVQDSRFLMPIVLRECGEVFRGIDSLVDVAGGHGGATTIIAAAFPHLKCSVLDLPHVVAGAPSDGNVQFVAGNMFESIPPATAVFLKTTLHDWSDDECVKILKKCRQAISPRDAGGKIIILDMVVGYGEPNIKHLETQVMFDLYIMSVNGAERDEQEWKKIFIEAGFKDYKILPVVGALSVIEVYP